The Peribacillus sp. FSL E2-0218 genome contains a region encoding:
- a CDS encoding VOC family protein, producing MSEGFIHHIELYVSDLRRSIGFWGWFLEEMGYEPYQEWESGKSWRLADMYIVFVQAKERYLDVPYHRGRVGLNHLAFHASSRQQVDEMTMKLRERGVPVLYADKHPFAGGGDHYAVYFEDPDRMKVELVGP from the coding sequence TTGTCGGAGGGGTTCATTCATCATATTGAGCTTTACGTTTCAGATTTGAGACGGTCCATTGGTTTCTGGGGCTGGTTTTTGGAGGAAATGGGTTATGAGCCATATCAGGAGTGGGAGAGCGGGAAGAGCTGGCGATTAGCGGACATGTATATTGTTTTTGTTCAAGCGAAGGAGAGGTATTTGGATGTTCCCTATCATAGGGGAAGGGTCGGTCTTAACCATCTTGCCTTTCATGCTTCGTCTCGTCAGCAGGTTGATGAGATGACGATGAAATTGAGGGAGAGGGGAGTACCCGTCCTGTATGCGGACAAGCATCCGTTTGCCGGCGGAGGGGATCATTATGCGGTATATTTCGAAGATCCTGATAGGATGAAGGTCGAACTCGTCGGCCCTTGA
- a CDS encoding MarR family transcriptional regulator, with protein sequence MIKEVFPIKTYQKFFQQLLLLYRPFENNLNIQLGKHDLHRAQWSILHFLFNYESATLVELANYQSVEKPTITRTITRLEELGYVEHVPSKDRREKRMRLTELGTKIYNEVRVTIDQYEQDILEGITEEEQLAAIRIMGEIRNNILK encoded by the coding sequence ATGATAAAAGAGGTGTTTCCTATAAAGACTTACCAAAAATTCTTCCAGCAACTTTTACTGCTGTACCGTCCGTTTGAAAATAATCTTAATATCCAGCTGGGCAAGCATGATTTACACAGGGCGCAATGGTCCATATTACATTTCTTATTCAATTATGAATCGGCAACGCTTGTGGAGCTTGCCAATTATCAAAGCGTTGAAAAGCCCACGATTACGAGGACCATCACCCGCTTGGAGGAATTGGGGTATGTCGAGCATGTACCAAGCAAGGATCGGCGCGAGAAAAGGATGCGGCTTACGGAGCTCGGCACAAAGATATACAACGAAGTCCGTGTAACGATCGACCAATATGAACAGGACATCCTGGAAGGAATCACTGAAGAGGAACAACTCGCAGCGATACGCATCATGGGTGAAATAAGAAATAACATCTTAAAGTAA
- a CDS encoding MFS transporter, translating into MEQSRPNLWTKDFIIVSSINFFITLIFYLLMVTLAIYAVNELNASTSQAGLISGIFIIGTLIGRLFIGRFIDSIGRKKTLFIGLIFFTLTTILYFVDLGIGFLLVNRLIHGMAMGMASTATGTIVAQIIPATRKGEGIGYYSMSATLATAIGPFIGLYMAQHTSFQVIFSFCLALGLISLVTAFFLYVPALKGTAKAAESKGFKLSNFIEPKALPISLITLILAFCYSSVLSFISFYAIEIDLVNTASFFFVIYAVAVLVSRPFSGPLMDRRGANFIMYPAFMIFGAGLLLLSITTNSFTLLAAGFLIGLGFGNMQSSSQAIAVKLTPPHRMGMATSTFFIMLDAGLGFGPYILGFIIPITGYSTLYVILGVAVIATSVLYFFLHGRKERAARATIASA; encoded by the coding sequence ATGGAACAATCCAGACCAAACCTATGGACGAAAGATTTCATCATCGTCTCATCCATTAATTTTTTCATAACATTAATCTTTTATTTATTGATGGTGACACTTGCCATCTATGCTGTAAATGAATTGAATGCATCTACAAGCCAAGCTGGACTCATATCAGGTATCTTCATAATCGGGACATTGATCGGACGCTTGTTCATTGGCCGTTTCATCGATTCAATCGGCCGTAAGAAAACGTTATTCATCGGGTTGATCTTTTTTACGTTGACGACCATTCTATATTTTGTCGATCTCGGAATCGGCTTCCTGCTTGTTAACCGCCTGATCCATGGGATGGCGATGGGCATGGCCAGTACCGCGACGGGAACGATCGTCGCCCAAATCATTCCGGCAACACGTAAAGGCGAGGGCATCGGCTATTACAGCATGAGCGCGACACTTGCAACGGCAATCGGACCCTTCATCGGTCTATATATGGCTCAGCACACAAGCTTCCAAGTGATTTTCAGTTTCTGCCTGGCCTTAGGGCTTATCAGTCTGGTCACAGCATTCTTCCTGTATGTACCGGCTTTGAAAGGAACTGCAAAAGCGGCAGAAAGCAAAGGGTTCAAGCTCTCCAACTTTATCGAACCAAAAGCACTGCCCATCTCATTGATCACTTTAATATTGGCATTCTGCTATTCCAGCGTCCTTTCTTTCATCAGTTTTTACGCCATTGAAATCGACCTGGTCAATACGGCAAGCTTCTTCTTTGTCATTTATGCTGTGGCTGTATTAGTATCACGTCCTTTCTCTGGACCGTTAATGGACCGGAGAGGAGCGAACTTCATCATGTATCCGGCTTTCATGATATTTGGTGCAGGTTTGCTGCTTCTAAGCATTACGACCAATAGCTTCACTTTATTGGCGGCTGGCTTCCTCATCGGACTTGGCTTCGGTAATATGCAATCAAGCTCGCAGGCGATTGCGGTTAAACTGACACCGCCTCACCGTATGGGAATGGCGACCTCGACCTTCTTTATCATGCTTGATGCAGGTCTTGGGTTCGGCCCATATATTCTTGGTTTCATCATTCCAATCACAGGCTACAGCACGCTCTATGTCATTCTAGGCGTCGCGGTCATCGCCACTTCCGTCCTGTACTTCTTCCTGCATGGCCGGAAAGAACGTGCAGCAAGAGCAACAATCGCTTCAGCTTAA